In Rhodohalobacter mucosus, the genomic stretch AACGGCCACGAAATATTGGCCCATGTGTCCGGAAAGATGAGAATGTACTACATCAAAATTTTACCCGGAGACAGAGTTCAGGTGGAAATGTCTCCATACGATTTGACCAAAGGAAGAATAACGTACCGATATAAGTAACAGGTAATTATCATGAAGACAAGATCATCCGTAAAAAAGCGCAGTTCTGACGATAAAATTGTACGTCGCAAAGGACGCGTTTACGTAATTAATAAAAAGAATCCGCGACATAAGCAGCGGCAAGGTTAAAACAGGAACTGGTTTATGGCAAGAATTGCAGGTGTAGATTTACCGAAACAGAAACGAGGAGTAATTGGCCTTACCTATATTTTTGGTATAGGCAAAACACTGTCCAAGCAGATACTGGACAAGGCGGGTATCGATCATGATACCAAGGTTGTCGATTGGACTGACGAGCAGGTTGCTGCCCTGAGGCAAATTATTGACTCCGAAATGAAAGTGGAAGGTGCTCTC encodes the following:
- the infA gene encoding translation initiation factor IF-1 — its product is MAKQEPIKQDGKILEALPNAQFRVELDNGHEILAHVSGKMRMYYIKILPGDRVQVEMSPYDLTKGRITYRYK
- the rpmJ gene encoding 50S ribosomal protein L36, encoding MKTRSSVKKRSSDDKIVRRKGRVYVINKKNPRHKQRQG
- the rpsM gene encoding 30S ribosomal protein S13 encodes the protein MARIAGVDLPKQKRGVIGLTYIFGIGKTLSKQILDKAGIDHDTKVVDWTDEQVAALRQIIDSEMKVEGALRTEINGNIRRLIETGSYRGVRHRKGLPVRGQRTQTNARTRKGKRRTVAGKKKATK